Proteins encoded within one genomic window of Oryza glaberrima chromosome 12, OglaRS2, whole genome shotgun sequence:
- the LOC127757538 gene encoding putative disease resistance protein RGA3 isoform X1 codes for MAEAAAVFVGKAVVQPAISYLVKKIVDRIPDGDLCKRLQQKLPFVEAILYAVDQQQTLSNPSLSEVVWQLRDAIQEAEDALDSLEFLDLKSSANNRSKVSLSSLLSSISRKFHVADSSRATENLKDALKNLDAVLDNAGRSLPAIYPSSCSHGKAHIQDSASIQEVTKGLRTTIFGRLKEKDAIIDWLGVLTPNIRDQKLSLCAIVGAGGMGKTTLAQFVCQDKKVQDHFANKIIWADVSKIFDPKVLVRKISGSFNRYKASADGLDTIMTDKFLLVLDDARDDAQSERWQQFLDLIRKNAPMGGKILLTTQIRPVANAVEGQMSPDTYKCLELGGLDQENTLKLFNHHAFGDLSPSDCFELQLIGEQIARKLKGCPLLARTIGRHLQGNTDHARWNTILNHDIHKVDDVATEIKKVLRLSYESLSNEVQVCFRYCSIFPPHYKFKMEEMVEMWVSSGLILQREDGINNREDIAIQYFNTLWQKSFFSLVPRELNVDTSEDYYVLHDGMHELSCTVSIGECSRLKATDHGIGIPLTVRHLYVEGINAETINVISKFKYLRTLVIENKENSIQEEHANALKNSIEGRTSLRLLKLYGNGWFCMNDTIAGLEHLRYIYLSATKESNLSKLFKLCHLEVLQILKIEKENESRSISINLPHLQKLHLPKTTVSRIAQIGSLTTLRELNGFSVKRTDGHKITELKDLRKLQKVIVLDVQNVIDHTEASDAELDKKSDLKVLSLEWCADQASCDGRILNKLVPDSNLKHFVISGYNGTRPPLWMESKYFSNLVYLKLDGCVEWDKLPPFGYLWTLKHLFLKNLPKLEYIASSSYSTVVYGYKDTSPDVLPPHLITFVVKNCLGLSELPSLPFSLRYLDIDRVGMSSLPTMCTHMGRRRVSLVESQLSILNVESCNLLVSLNGFLQEEHCRVLTVLSLVCCHMLISLPDASDFKRMSKLESIRIIECNRLSSLGGLEALAYLKVLRIEHCANLVTTSSRLPPASDESTYLKLETLEIDDHQLLAISPIRNLCLTKKLIILEREKMAELPLEWLLQNRSHLEHIEISNAELLKSLPNMHEWHTLRSMLLHNTPLLQSLPLMPPNLWVLDINGCCNELHGECQSGGSEWSKICRIHNCNITPKI; via the coding sequence ATGGCGGAAGCTGCAGCTGTCTTCGTCGGGAAGGCCGTGGTGCAGCCGGCCATCTCCTACCTCGTCAAAAAGATTGTCGATCGCATTCCCGACGGGGATCTGTGCAAGAGGCTGCAGCAGAAGCTGCCCTTTGTTGAAGCGATCCTTTACGCTGTTGATCAGCAGCAGACGCTGAGCAATCCAAGTTTGTCCGAGGTGGTGTGGCAGCTCAGGGATGCCATCCAGGAGGCCGAAGACGCGCTCGATTCACTGGAGTTCTTAGACCTCAAGAGCAGCGCCAATAATCGCAGCAAGGTGAGCTTATCATCCCTTTTGAGTAGCATCAGCAGGAAATTCCATGTTGCTGACTCCAGTAGAGCAACGGAGAATCTGAAAGATGCACTCAAGAATTTAGATGCAGTCCTTGACAATGCAGGGAGATCCCTCCCGGCCATATATCCCAGCTCGTGCTCTCATGGTAAAGCGCACATCCAAGATTCTGCCAGCATACAGGAGGTCACAAAAGGGTTGAGAACAACTATATTTGGTCGGCTCAAGGAAAAGGATGCAATAATCGATTGGCTCGGTGTTCTAACTCCAAATATTAGAGATCAAAAGCTCTCATTGTGTGCAATTGTTGGTGCTGGTGGTATGGGGAAAACAACACTTGCCCAGTTTGTCTGTCAAGATAAGAAGGTTCAAGATCATTTTGCTAACAAAATCATATGGGCAGACGTATCTAAGATCTTTGATCCTAAAGTGTTGGTGAGGAAGATCTCGGGATCATTCAACAGGTACAAAGCTAGCGCTGATGGCTTGGACACCATTATGACTGACAAATTTCTACTGGTCTTAGACGATGCACGGGATGATGCACAAAGTGAACGATGGCAACAATTTTTAGATCTAATCAGAAAAAATGCCCCAATGGGAGGTAAAATCTTGCTCACGACCCAAATAAGGCCAGTGGCTAATGCTGTTGAAGGCCAGATGTCTCCAGATACATATAAATGTTTGGAGCTGGGTGGTTTAGATCAAGAGAACACTCTGAAGCTCTTCAATCATCATGCGTTTGGTGACTTGAGTCCCAGTGACTGCTTCGAGCTTCAATTGATTGGTGAACAGATTGCCAGAAAACTCAAAGGATGCCCTTTGTTAGCAAGAACAATTGGCCGGCATCTACAAGGAAACACAGATCATGCCAGATGGAACACCATCTTAAATCACGATATCCACAAAGTTGATGATGTTGCCACTGAAATCAAGAAAGTTCTCAGACTGAGTTATGAAAGCCTGAGTAATGAAGTGCAGGTTTGCTTCCGGTACTGCAGCATATTTCCACCTCATTACAAGTTCAAGATGGAAGAGATGGTTGAGATGTGGGTGAGTTCAGGACTGATATTGCAAAGAGAGGATGGCATAAATAACCGGGAAGATATTGCTATACAGTACTTCAATACTCTATGGCAAAAATCATTCTTTTCACTTGTACCCAGAGAACTGAATGTTGATACTTCTGAAGATTACTATGTCTTGCATGATGGAATGCATGAACTTTCATGCACTGTCTCCATTGGGGAATGTTCAAGATTAAAAGCCACTGACCATGGAATTGGCATACCTCTAACAGTGCGACACTTGTACGTAGAAGGCATAAATGCTGAAACTATAAATGTTATTTCCAAGTTCAAGTACCTGCGCACTCTTGTCATAGAAAATAAGGAAAATTCCATCCAGGAAGAACATGCAAATGCTCTTAAAAATTCAATCGAAGGCAGGACAAGCTTGCGACTCTTAAAGCTATACGGAAATGGTTGGTTTTGTATGAACGACACTATTGCTGGGCTTGAGCACTTGAGGTACATCTATCTGTCAGCTACCAAGGAATCTAATCTAAGTAAATTATTTAAGCTCTGTCACCTGGAGGTCCTTCAGATCCTAAAGATTGAGAAAGAAAACGAAAGTAGATCTATAAGTATTAATCTACCTCACTTGCAGAAACTGCATCTTCCTAAAACTACAGTGTCCAGGATCGCTCAGATTGGTAGCCTGACTACTCTTCGAGAGTTGAATGGGTTCAGTGTGAAAAGAACAGATGGCCACAAAATAACTGAGCTGAAGGATTTAAGGAAGCTCCAAAAAGTCATTGTGCTTGATGTCCAAAATGTTATTGATCACACTGAAGCATCTGATGCTGAACTGGATAAGAAATCGGATCTGAAGGTATTGTCTTTGGAATGGTGTGCTGATCAAGCTAGTTGTGATGGTAGGATCCTTAATAAGCTTGTTCCTGACAGTAATCTCAAGCATTTCGTTATTTCTGGATATAACGGCACACGACCTCCATTGTGGATGGAATCTAAGTATTTTTCCAATTTGGTATATCTGAAGCTTGATGGATGTGTGGAATGGGATAAACTTCCTCCATTTGGATATCTATGGACACTAAAGCATCTGTTTTTGAAGAACCTACCGAAATTGGAATATATTGCTAGTTCATCCTACAGCACTGTTGTGTATGGATACAAAGACACCAGTCCTGATGTTCTGCCTCCTCATCTGATCACTTTTGTTGTGAAGAATTGCCTGGGCCTGTCAGAGCTACCCAGTTTACCTTTTAGTCTGAGGTATTTGGACATAGATAGAGTTGGAATGTCAAGTCTGCCAACCATGTGTACTCATATGGGGCGAAGACGTGTTTCTTTGGTGGAGTCGCAGCTCTCTATTTTGAATGTTGAGTCTTGCAATCTTCTGGTTTCTCTAAATGGGTTCTTACAAGAGGAACATTGCAGAGTTCTCACTGTCTTAAGCCTGGTCTGTTGCCACATGTTGATCTCCCTTCCTGATGCATCAGATTTCAAAAGGATGTCTAAATTGGAGAGCATTAGAATCATTGAATGTAACAGGTTGTCATCCTTGGGTGGACTAGAAGCCCTTGCTTATCTTAAAGTACTGAGGATAGAGCATTGTGCCAACTTGGTTACTACGTCATCAAGGCTTCCTCCAGCATCAGATGAAAGTACTTATCTTAAGCTTGAAACACTTGAAATTGATGACCATCAGTTACTTGCTATAAGCCCAATAAGAAATCTGTGCCTTACGAAAAAACTTATCatattagagagagagaaaatggcTGAGTTGCCTTTAGAATGGCTGTTACAGAATAGATCTCACCTAGAGCATATAGAAATAAGCAACGCTGAACTGTTGAAGTCTTTGCCTAATATGCATGAATGGCACACTCTACGAAGCATGCTTCTGCATAACACTCCACTTCTTCAGTCGCTCCCACTGATGCCCCCAAACCTGTGGGTCCTTGACATCAACGGCTGTTGCAATGAGTTGCATGGGGAATGCCAGTCTGGTGGTTCTGAGTGGTCAAAGATTTGTCGGATCCATAATTGTAACATTACCCCCAAAATATGA
- the LOC127757538 gene encoding putative disease resistance protein RGA3 isoform X2, whose protein sequence is MGKTTLAQFVCQDKKVQDHFANKIIWADVSKIFDPKVLVRKISGSFNRYKASADGLDTIMTDKFLLVLDDARDDAQSERWQQFLDLIRKNAPMGGKILLTTQIRPVANAVEGQMSPDTYKCLELGGLDQENTLKLFNHHAFGDLSPSDCFELQLIGEQIARKLKGCPLLARTIGRHLQGNTDHARWNTILNHDIHKVDDVATEIKKVLRLSYESLSNEVQVCFRYCSIFPPHYKFKMEEMVEMWVSSGLILQREDGINNREDIAIQYFNTLWQKSFFSLVPRELNVDTSEDYYVLHDGMHELSCTVSIGECSRLKATDHGIGIPLTVRHLYVEGINAETINVISKFKYLRTLVIENKENSIQEEHANALKNSIEGRTSLRLLKLYGNGWFCMNDTIAGLEHLRYIYLSATKESNLSKLFKLCHLEVLQILKIEKENESRSISINLPHLQKLHLPKTTVSRIAQIGSLTTLRELNGFSVKRTDGHKITELKDLRKLQKVIVLDVQNVIDHTEASDAELDKKSDLKVLSLEWCADQASCDGRILNKLVPDSNLKHFVISGYNGTRPPLWMESKYFSNLVYLKLDGCVEWDKLPPFGYLWTLKHLFLKNLPKLEYIASSSYSTVVYGYKDTSPDVLPPHLITFVVKNCLGLSELPSLPFSLRYLDIDRVGMSSLPTMCTHMGRRRVSLVESQLSILNVESCNLLVSLNGFLQEEHCRVLTVLSLVCCHMLISLPDASDFKRMSKLESIRIIECNRLSSLGGLEALAYLKVLRIEHCANLVTTSSRLPPASDESTYLKLETLEIDDHQLLAISPIRNLCLTKKLIILEREKMAELPLEWLLQNRSHLEHIEISNAELLKSLPNMHEWHTLRSMLLHNTPLLQSLPLMPPNLWVLDINGCCNELHGECQSGGSEWSKICRIHNCNITPKI, encoded by the coding sequence ATGGGGAAAACAACACTTGCCCAGTTTGTCTGTCAAGATAAGAAGGTTCAAGATCATTTTGCTAACAAAATCATATGGGCAGACGTATCTAAGATCTTTGATCCTAAAGTGTTGGTGAGGAAGATCTCGGGATCATTCAACAGGTACAAAGCTAGCGCTGATGGCTTGGACACCATTATGACTGACAAATTTCTACTGGTCTTAGACGATGCACGGGATGATGCACAAAGTGAACGATGGCAACAATTTTTAGATCTAATCAGAAAAAATGCCCCAATGGGAGGTAAAATCTTGCTCACGACCCAAATAAGGCCAGTGGCTAATGCTGTTGAAGGCCAGATGTCTCCAGATACATATAAATGTTTGGAGCTGGGTGGTTTAGATCAAGAGAACACTCTGAAGCTCTTCAATCATCATGCGTTTGGTGACTTGAGTCCCAGTGACTGCTTCGAGCTTCAATTGATTGGTGAACAGATTGCCAGAAAACTCAAAGGATGCCCTTTGTTAGCAAGAACAATTGGCCGGCATCTACAAGGAAACACAGATCATGCCAGATGGAACACCATCTTAAATCACGATATCCACAAAGTTGATGATGTTGCCACTGAAATCAAGAAAGTTCTCAGACTGAGTTATGAAAGCCTGAGTAATGAAGTGCAGGTTTGCTTCCGGTACTGCAGCATATTTCCACCTCATTACAAGTTCAAGATGGAAGAGATGGTTGAGATGTGGGTGAGTTCAGGACTGATATTGCAAAGAGAGGATGGCATAAATAACCGGGAAGATATTGCTATACAGTACTTCAATACTCTATGGCAAAAATCATTCTTTTCACTTGTACCCAGAGAACTGAATGTTGATACTTCTGAAGATTACTATGTCTTGCATGATGGAATGCATGAACTTTCATGCACTGTCTCCATTGGGGAATGTTCAAGATTAAAAGCCACTGACCATGGAATTGGCATACCTCTAACAGTGCGACACTTGTACGTAGAAGGCATAAATGCTGAAACTATAAATGTTATTTCCAAGTTCAAGTACCTGCGCACTCTTGTCATAGAAAATAAGGAAAATTCCATCCAGGAAGAACATGCAAATGCTCTTAAAAATTCAATCGAAGGCAGGACAAGCTTGCGACTCTTAAAGCTATACGGAAATGGTTGGTTTTGTATGAACGACACTATTGCTGGGCTTGAGCACTTGAGGTACATCTATCTGTCAGCTACCAAGGAATCTAATCTAAGTAAATTATTTAAGCTCTGTCACCTGGAGGTCCTTCAGATCCTAAAGATTGAGAAAGAAAACGAAAGTAGATCTATAAGTATTAATCTACCTCACTTGCAGAAACTGCATCTTCCTAAAACTACAGTGTCCAGGATCGCTCAGATTGGTAGCCTGACTACTCTTCGAGAGTTGAATGGGTTCAGTGTGAAAAGAACAGATGGCCACAAAATAACTGAGCTGAAGGATTTAAGGAAGCTCCAAAAAGTCATTGTGCTTGATGTCCAAAATGTTATTGATCACACTGAAGCATCTGATGCTGAACTGGATAAGAAATCGGATCTGAAGGTATTGTCTTTGGAATGGTGTGCTGATCAAGCTAGTTGTGATGGTAGGATCCTTAATAAGCTTGTTCCTGACAGTAATCTCAAGCATTTCGTTATTTCTGGATATAACGGCACACGACCTCCATTGTGGATGGAATCTAAGTATTTTTCCAATTTGGTATATCTGAAGCTTGATGGATGTGTGGAATGGGATAAACTTCCTCCATTTGGATATCTATGGACACTAAAGCATCTGTTTTTGAAGAACCTACCGAAATTGGAATATATTGCTAGTTCATCCTACAGCACTGTTGTGTATGGATACAAAGACACCAGTCCTGATGTTCTGCCTCCTCATCTGATCACTTTTGTTGTGAAGAATTGCCTGGGCCTGTCAGAGCTACCCAGTTTACCTTTTAGTCTGAGGTATTTGGACATAGATAGAGTTGGAATGTCAAGTCTGCCAACCATGTGTACTCATATGGGGCGAAGACGTGTTTCTTTGGTGGAGTCGCAGCTCTCTATTTTGAATGTTGAGTCTTGCAATCTTCTGGTTTCTCTAAATGGGTTCTTACAAGAGGAACATTGCAGAGTTCTCACTGTCTTAAGCCTGGTCTGTTGCCACATGTTGATCTCCCTTCCTGATGCATCAGATTTCAAAAGGATGTCTAAATTGGAGAGCATTAGAATCATTGAATGTAACAGGTTGTCATCCTTGGGTGGACTAGAAGCCCTTGCTTATCTTAAAGTACTGAGGATAGAGCATTGTGCCAACTTGGTTACTACGTCATCAAGGCTTCCTCCAGCATCAGATGAAAGTACTTATCTTAAGCTTGAAACACTTGAAATTGATGACCATCAGTTACTTGCTATAAGCCCAATAAGAAATCTGTGCCTTACGAAAAAACTTATCatattagagagagagaaaatggcTGAGTTGCCTTTAGAATGGCTGTTACAGAATAGATCTCACCTAGAGCATATAGAAATAAGCAACGCTGAACTGTTGAAGTCTTTGCCTAATATGCATGAATGGCACACTCTACGAAGCATGCTTCTGCATAACACTCCACTTCTTCAGTCGCTCCCACTGATGCCCCCAAACCTGTGGGTCCTTGACATCAACGGCTGTTGCAATGAGTTGCATGGGGAATGCCAGTCTGGTGGTTCTGAGTGGTCAAAGATTTGTCGGATCCATAATTGTAACATTACCCCCAAAATATGA
- the LOC127757280 gene encoding putative disease resistance protein RGA4 yields the protein MEGSMNWAAAHSMSLLDRAFSYIDGVDNQVWKEKLFQALSVLRTAYGYPRSLFGAAEPRRREFMDVVSRLEDAIDDVECRKLEEVRNPAFRNFSKLLFMPSVVRHTAILETAVREFEDVVLRLKHEVPSYQSSYHFESFDRYGNHKVLFGRDREQQQIVQWLIQEEPQPVIRSHPVSIFAIVGIAGMGKTELARLAYGDSRVRMNFDSFAWVSLSGNFRAQAVTRVIVESIYKKLLLVLDDAWEDNNLEEWNSLADSLKDCKPGSRILLTTQMQSVADIAEEGIGAEVECLKLGELDEFNNLKLLKSCLHSSGHPADLKLIAEQIAKQIGGCPLVTIRVASQLNRMNPKHWYSVLKGSWRYEMGMNFLFTSYNRLPTELQNCFRYCSIFPKGHRFDKLELVNMWIGSGLIPLSSSGKNDVDLGEQYFAALAKKSFFCSMLETESSNGDQKEYYVLHSLVHDLAQFVSRGECARVDNDDFRNVMPTTRHLSVVHCGSLNQIPPLENLRTLIIQSESYLDQEAESALRDVLMMSVRLRLLYLCVPSLSHALHELDTLTHLRYLFLFSCDRSLISLVHRLYHLKVLRINYFTDEEEYFSCIHNLRSLHCLHVPENIMLSKILNIRMLTRLQQLHVFGIAENDGQRLMALRNLTALRQLSLRNLQNVKNSKESEAIKIKGKQHMRFLSLSWNQCLNDPENLDHRIIDSLEPNKEIEQLHIHGYSGVQPPIWIGNSSLIHLVSLELERCMNWKTMPSFQKLSSLKYLKLEHLLRLECIRTVTREQFQSNEPENVLPPFLNTLIILWCPSLKNIPAIPCTLQQLIVKHVGLSIMPMIHQSYTGTSESSSSSSSLKSCLALLHIECCEHLTSLDQGLLEQKQYLQSLKTLVVRNCENLSHLPATGLTDLHHLTSLEIVACPMLGNVKTACNMWPMSLKKLDINPCGHMEGSVLMSLQDLTSLRSFTLFSCSNIEKLPSEEVFRTLKNLNDVSIARCKNLLSLGGLGAVPSLRVLSILCCDKIHHSYSEQAGCSFKLHKLKVDREAMLLVEPIRSLRYTMELHIGDDHAMESLPKEWLLQNASSLHLIELGVAKNLQTLPSQMKKLKSLQSLHIERAPAIKFLPQLPVSLNKLTIWGCDPRFWKRYETNVGSKWVKIKHIAHVDMKAYSEDSSDDDDKIQYFDDSTTNPSRRFVVID from the exons ATGGAGGGTAGCATGAATTGGGCGGCAGCGCATTCCATGTCGTTGCTGGACAGAGCCTTCTCCTACATCGATGGCGTCGACAACCAGGTTTGGAAAGAGAAGCTGTTTCAGGCCCTCTCGGTCTTACGAACCGCGTACGGTTATCCCCGGAGCCTATTTGGTGCTGCTGAGCCACGAAGAAGGGAGTTCATGGACGTTGTTTCGCGTCTGGAGGACGCAATCGACGACGTCGAGTGCAGAAAGCTGGAAGAGGTTCGTAATCCCGCATTTCGCAACTTCAGCAAGCTGCTTTTTATGCCTTCTGTCGTCCGCCATACTGCTATTCTTGAAACTGCCGTCAGAGAGTTCGAAGATGTTGTCTTGAGGTTAAAACACGAGGTGCCATCCTACCAATCCAGCTACCATTTCGAATCTTTCGATCGATATGGCAACCACAAGGTGTTGTTTGGGCGAGACAGGGAGCAGCAACAAATAGTGCAGTGGCTGATTCAAGAAGAGCCTCAACCTGTTATCAGAAGCCACCCTGTCTCCATATTTGCAATAGTAGGTATTGCAGGCATGGGGAAGACAGAACTTGCTCGACTTGCTTATGGGGACTCGAGAGTTCGAATGAATTTTGACTCTTTTGCTTGGGTGTCACTATCTGGTAATTTCAGAGCACAAGCAGTAACAAGGGTTATAGTGGAATCAATTTACAAGAAGCTTCTGCTTGTTCTGGATGATGCCTGGGAAGATAATAATCTGGAGGAGTGGAACTCATTAGCGGATTCTCTAAAGGATTGCAAACCTGGAAGCAGGATCCTACTGACCACTCAAATGCAGTCAGTAGCGGACATTGCAGAAGAGGGCATAGGAGCTGAAGTTGAATGTTTGAAATTGGGTGAACTGGACGAATTCAACAATCTTAAGCTCCTGAAAAGCTGTTTGCATTCTTCCGGACATCCTGCTGATCTCAAATTGATCGCAGAGCAGATAGCAAAACAGATTGGTGGATGCCCTCTGGTAACGATTAGAGTTGCTTCACAATTGAACAGAATGAATCCCAAACACTGGTACAGTGTACTTAAAGGAAGCTGGCGGTATGAAATGGGAATGAACTTTCtttttacaagttacaaccgACTACCTACAGAGCTACAGAATTGCTTTAGATATTGTAGTATATTTCCAAAGGGACACAGATTTGATAAGTTGGAATTGGTAAACATGTGGATTGGTTCTGGATTGATACCTCTCAGCTCATCGGGAAAAAATGATGTTGATTTGGGGGAACAATACTTTGCTGCATTGGCAAAAAAGTCATTCTTTTGCTCTATGCTAGAAACAGAATCTTCTAATGGAGATCAGAAAGAATATTATGTCTTGCACAGTTTAGTGCATGACTTGGCACAATTTGTCTCACGAGGTGAATGTGCAAGAGTAGATAACGATGATTTCAGAAATGTCATGCCAACGACCAGACACTTGTCTGTTGTACATTGCGGCAGTTTAAACCAGATCCCCCCTTTGGAGAATTTGCGGACTCTTATCATACAAAGTGAGTCTTATCTGGATCAAGAAGCTGAATCTGCTCTCCGAGATGTTCTGATGATGTCTGTACGTTTGCGTCTGCTGTACTTGTGTGTGCCATCCCTTTCACATGCACTTCATGAACTCGACACCCTAACTCATCTCCGTTATCTCTTCTTATTTTCATGTGATCGGTCTTTAATTAGCCTTGTGCATAGACTCTATCATCTGAAAGTGCTCAGGATCAATTATTTCACAGATGAAGAAGAATACTTCAGTTGCATACATAACCTGCGCTCCTTGCATTGTCTCCATGTTCCTGAAAATATTATGTTATCCAAGATCCTTAATATTAGGATGTTAACCAGACTTCAGCAGTTACATGTATTTGGTATAGCAGAAAATGATGGTCAAAGGTTGATGGCATTAAGAAATTTAACAGCTCTTCGTCAACTTAGCCTAAGAAATCTCCAAAATGTCAAGAATAGTAAAGAATCTGAGGCAATCAAAATAAAGGGAAAACAACACATGAGATTTTTGTCCCTGTCGTGGAACCAGTGTTTGAATGATCCGGAGAATCTTGATCACCGAATCATTGACAGCCTGGAACCAAACAAAGAAATTGAACAGTTGCATATACATGGATATAGTGGAGTACAACCCCCTATTTGGATTGGGAATTCATCACTTATCCATTTGGTCTCACTTGAGCTTGAACGTTGCATGAACTGGAAGACCATGCCCTCATTTCAGAAGCTAAGTTCACTGAAGTATCTAAAGTTGGAACACCTTTTGCGATTAGAATGCATACGTACAGTGACAAGGGAGCAATTTCAGAGCAACGAACCAGAGAATGTTCTGCCTCCATTTCTCAATACTCTAATCATTCTGTGGTGCCCTAGCCTGAAAAATATCCCTGCTATACCTTGTACACTTCAGCAATTAATAGTAAAGCATGTTGGGCTTTCTATTATGCCGATGATACATCAGAGTTATACTGGTACAAGTgaatcatcgtcgtcatcatcatctctAAAGTCATGTCTTGCTCTTTTGCACATTGAATGTTGTGAACATTTGACTTCTCTGGATCAAGGTCTCCTAGAGCAGAAGCAATATCTTCAGTCCCTCAAAACATTAGTTGTGAGAAATTGCGAAAACCTAAGCCATCTGCCAGCAACGGGATTAACAGACTTACATCACCTGACTTCCCTAGAAATAGTTGCATGCCCAATGCTGGGGAATGTTAAGACCGCATGCAACATGTGGCCTATGTCACTCAAGAAGTTGGACATAAATCCATGTGGTCATATGGAGGGCTCAGTTCTCATGTCACTGCAAGACCTCACATCCCTCAGAAGTTTTACACTGTTCAGCTGCAGTAACATAGAGAAACTTCCATCAGAGGAAGTGTTTAGGACTCTGAAAAATCTGAATGATGTTTCCATAGCAAGATGCAAAAACCTGTTATCCTTGGGTGGTCTTGGAGCTGTTCCATCCCTGAGAGTTCTATCAATCCTATGTTGTGACAAGATCCATCATTCATATTCTGAACAAGCTGGTTGCTCCTTTAAGCTACATAAGCTCAAAGTTGATCGCGAAGCGATGTTGCTAGTGGAGCCAATAAGGAGTCTCAGGTACACTATGGAGCTGCACATCGGTGATGATCATGCGATGGAGTCCTTGCCTAAGGAGTGGTTGCTCCAAAATGCTTCTTCACTCCATTTGATCGAGTTAGGAGTTGCTAAGAATTTGCAGACTCTACCTTCTCAGATGAAGAAGTTGAAATCGCTACAGAGCTTGCATATCGAAAGGGCCCCTGCAATAAAGTTCCTCCCGCAGCTGCCAGTTTCACTTAATAAGCTGACGATCTGGGGCTGTGACCCAAGGTTTTGGAAGCGCTATGAAACGAATGTTGGTTCAAAGTGGGTCAAAATCAAACACATTGCTCATGTGGATATGAAGGCCTACTCTGAAG attCAAGCGACGATGATGATAAGATTCAATATTTTGATGACAGCACCACCAATCCTTCCCGCCGATTTGTTGTCATAGATTAA